One window of Nicotiana tomentosiformis chromosome 11, ASM39032v3, whole genome shotgun sequence genomic DNA carries:
- the LOC104116474 gene encoding uncharacterized protein gives MVFEDAEVFRKVVAEYAVEYKVQLKLRPNDSRRVRVKAKMRVIRKFMGDWKEEFSILCNYGKMIKQTNPGSSCWIRTDRETEPGKNLKNDNQQIYPIAWAVVDTKIKHSWSWFIDHLITDIEDLYQVLVTCSLVLNTKYVPGTFGQIGLRSGNEREEENNFGDVQSHHLRFWILRGIPCHHAACAYRYINEKLEERVEKWYRKDYFLMAYKYVIQPIPNMNMWPATSNIKIEPPTPKVMPGRPKSYRRKFKDEPKKKWGKWSKKGVKITCSKCQQQGHNKTHCPGVAGEYGGGTLAIGRCRGMRRGTTAEGRGRGIGRGTTAGRKGSGIGRGTTIGMKRVKESASEDG, from the exons ATGGTATTTGAAGATGCAGAGGTATTTAGAAAAGTTGTAGCTGAATATGCAGTTGAATATAAAGTGCAGTTAAAATTGAGGCCTAATGATTCAAGAAGAGTTAGGGTGAA GGCTAAAATGAGAGTTATTAGAAAATTTATGGGTGATTGGAAAGAGGAATTTTCAATACTATGTAATTATGGTAAAATGATTAAACAAACAAATCCTGGAAGCTCATGTTGGATTAGGACTGATAGGGAAACAGAACCTGGGAAGAATCT GAAGAATGACAACCAACAGATATATCCAATAGCTTGGGCTGTTGTAgacacaaaaattaagcattcTTGGAGTTGGTTCATTGACCATTTGATTACGGATATAGA GGACTTATACCAAGTATTAGTGACCTGCTCCCTTGTGCTGAACACAAAATATGTTCCAGGTACATTTGGTCAAATTGGTCTAAGAAGTGGAAATGAGAgggaagaagaaaataattttggagATGTTCAAAGTCATCATTTGAG ATTTTGGATATTGAGAGGGATACCATGTCACCATGCAGCATGTGCTTATAGATATATAAATGAAAAACTTGAAGAGCGTGTAGAAAAGTGGTATAGAAAGGATTATTTTCTCATGGCCTATAAGTATGTTATTCAACCAATACCAAATATGAACATGTGGCCTGCTACTAGTAATATCAAAATTGAACCTCCAACTCCAAAGGTGATGCCAGGAAGACCAAAAAGTTATAGAAGAAAATTTAAAGATGAACCTAAAAAGAAGTGGGGAAAGTGGTCCAAGAAAGGAGTAAAAATTACTTGCTCGAAATGTCAACAACAAGGACATAACAAAACTCATTGTCCAGGAGTG GCAGGGGAATATGGAGGGGGTACTCTTGCTATAGGAAGATGTAGGGGAATGAGGAGGGGTACTACTGCTGAAGGAAGAGGTAGGGGAATAGGGAGGGGTACTACTGCTGGAAGAAAAGGTAGTGGAATAGGGAGGGGTACTACAATTGGAATGAAGAGAGTAAAGGAAAGTGCTTCTGAAGATGGATGA